A stretch of the Nothobranchius furzeri strain GRZ-AD chromosome 5, NfurGRZ-RIMD1, whole genome shotgun sequence genome encodes the following:
- the ubfd1 gene encoding ubiquitin domain-containing protein UBFD1 has product MATQDGSEGVIMETEAKPNEAEPLGEDVEKVDAEATSHSDAGNATTQDSSISNGDNTDEQQETVDLKIIWNKNKYDLKIPVDSTGAKLKERIHSLTGLPPAMQKVMYKGLLPEDKTLREIKVTNGAKIMVVGSTINDVLAVNTPKEAIQQEVKAEENKKEPLCRQKQHRKVLDKGKPDDIMAAIKGAKERLPTVPLSGMFNKSGGKVRLTFKLEQDQLWIGTKERTEKVPMGSIKNVVSEAIEGHEDYHMMAFQLGPTEASQYWVYWVPAQFVDAIKDVVLGKWQYF; this is encoded by the exons ATGGCGACCCAGGATG GAAGTGAAGGCGTCATAATGGAAACTGAGGCAAAGCCAAACGAAGCTGAACCTCTTGGTGAAGACGTTGAGAAAGTTGATGCTGAAGCTACGTCTCACTCAGATGCAGGAAATGCCACAACTCAGGACTCTAGTATTAGCAACGGCGACAACACGGACGAGCAGCAGGAGACGGTGGATCTGAAGATTATCTGGAACAAAAATAAATATGATCTGAAAATCCCTGTTGATAGCACCGGAGCCAAACTAAAAGAGAGGATTCATTCACTcactg GTCTTCCACCAGCAATGCAGAAAGTGATGTACAAAGGTTTGCTCCCAGAAGACAAGACGCTACGGGAAATAAAGGTTACAAACGGTGCAAAAATAATGGTGGTAGGATCTACAATAAATGATGTATTAGCTGTTAACACACCAAAAGAGGCAATTCAACAGGAAGTTAAAGCTGAAGAAAACAAAAAGGAGCCTTTATGCAGGCAAAAG CAACACAGAAAAGTATTGGACAAGGGAAAACCAGATGACATTATGGCAGCGATTAAAGGAGCAAAG GAACGATTGCCAACAGTGCCTTTATCCGGGATGTTCAACAAATCCGGAGGAAAAGTAAGACTCACATTCAAACTGGAGCAAGATCAGTTGTGGATTGGAACAAAAG AGAGAACAGAGAAAGTTCCCATGGGCTCCATCAAAAACGTAGTGTCTGAAGCCATCGAAGGCCATGAGGATTATCACATGATG GCGTTTCAGTTGGGTCCAACAGAAGCTTCTCAGTATTGGGTCTACTGGGTGCCTGCACAGTTTGTCGATGCAATCAAAGACGTAGTCCTTGGAAAATGGCAGTATTTCTAA
- the rmi2 gene encoding recQ-mediated genome instability protein 2 produces MMFKLEKTVVDRKRPPPVKVLSGQLRAAGLRGAADSEEGFVIRADRARSLRVSLVWMQGTVLDVQLDRDTVLLMDETGTFTVQGVNSTPRGKQCLCQGKYVMVMGVVQAVSPEPVIRAVKMADLSDFAALHRRMWKLEVEELQQMLA; encoded by the exons ATGATGTTCAAACTAGAGAAGACAGTCGTTGACCGGAAGCGTCCCCCGCCGGTTAAGGTGCTGTCCGGGCAGCTAAGGGCGGCGGGGCTCCGGGGCGCCGCTGACAGCGAGGAGGGATTTGTCATCAGAGCGGACAGGGCTCGCTCTCTGCGGGTGTCACTGGTGTGGATGCAGGGGACCGTCCTGGATGTGCAGCTGGACCGAGACACCGTGCTGCTGATGGATGAGACCGGAACGTTTACAGTCCAGGGCGTCAACAGCACCCCCAGAGGAAAACAGTGTTTGTGTCAAG GCAAATACGTCATGGTGATGGGTGTAGTCCAGGCAGTCTCCCCGGAACCAGTCATCCGTGCTGTGAAGATGGCAGATCTCTCCGACTTTGCTGCCCTTCATAGGAGGATGTGGAAGCTggaggtggaggagctgcagcagatGCTGGCATGA